DNA sequence from the Runella rosea genome:
GTTTGTTTGAAAAGTTTAGTTTTTGGACAGGCTCCTAATCTGGGGACAGCCTTTGACTTTGCATTATTTACGGCAAATGGGGCTTTTACGAATACGGGGGCATCAATGGTCATTGGTGATATTGGTACTAATGTGGGGGCTTTTAGTGGCTTTCCTCCAGGTACAGTAGTGGGAAACATTCGTTTGCCAGGTTCACCCGAAGCAGCGCAGGCCGCCATAGATGTAGTATCGGCCTATAACTCTTTGAACTCACGTCCTTGTGGTACAATCATTGCGCCCGAATTAGCTGGGCAAACATTGATGTCAGGGATAGTTTACTGCCAAAATACGGCCGCTCCTACAACTTTAAACGGAACCTTAACTTTAAGCGGGACTGGGATTTTTATCATAAAGTTAAGCAGTGCTTTAACGACCGCAACTTCTTCATCAATTGTTCTGATTAACGGTGCTACCGCCAACAATGTGTTTTTTCAGGTAGATGGAGCCGTTACTTTAGGGACTGGCTCAGTCTTTAAGGGTACTATACTTGCACAGGGTGCTATAGTCCTGAATACTGGTGCTTCCCTTGAGGGGAGAGGCCTTTCAGTGGCAGGGGCAATTACATTAAACAATAATTCAGTGACCAATGTAGCGCGGCCATTACCCGTTACTTTGGTGTCTTTTACTGCCAAACCCCTTTCAAATCAAACAGTTGACTTGGCTTGGACTACATCGCTGGAAACCAATAACAAAGGTTTTCTCGTGGAGCGCAGTAAGGAATTGAGAAATTTTGAAAAGGTAGAAGAAATAAGCGAAATCGCTGCCAACAGCAATTCCTTGAAAACCTATCGCCTTGTGGATCGAAAAGCGTATTCTGGTACCAGCTATTACCGATTGACACAAACCGATCTCAGCGGTAAAGTGACGGTCTATCCAGCTATTTCGGTTGTTTTACGGGAAGATGCCTACGGGGTATTTCCTAACCCCGTTGTTAGTGAGGGAAGGTTTACCCTGCGTTTAGACGAGCCAGAAACCGCTTTGGTCAATCTTTATAGTATGGAAGGACGTTTGCTTCCCCTTCAAAAAATTGGAGTCCAGTCTGGTAATCTTATGTTAAAAGCTACTAGCAAGATAGCCACTGGTGTGTATATTCTCTCAGTAGTGGAGCGAGGGCAAACGCGGAATCACCGCGTGGTCGTCGAGTAGATGTTATAAATTTTCAGTTCAATTTTTATTGTCCACCATCCACTACTAATAAAACTCAACCATGAATACTAAAGGTCAGTATTTATCAGCTCCAGCCTCTAAAAAGGCGTATAAAACCCCCAAGTTAAAAGTCTTGGGTAAAGTAAAGAAAATGACTCAAAAACTTGGGTCGGCAACCGATGGTTTTGGCGGTTCTTTTGAAGGTTAACCAAATGTATAAGTGAAGAAGTTTTACGTTTGATATATTATATACCCATAACTACCTAGCATTTTTGGCTGAATCTAGCCAGAGTGCTAGGTAAATAATACGACTCAACAGCCAGTTGTACCGGGTTTTTCTTTGCATTGGCACTCGATGCTCAAATACAACATTCACGATTTTTAAAAATAGGGTGCGGTCAATCACCTCCCAAATGGCATGACTTGGCGATTTAAATTGCTGATGCGCTGCCAAATAGAGTTGCTGGGCCGAAATCGTACCGTATTCCACAAAGTTGGCTTTGGTAAGTCGAGAAACAATTTGAGAAGGCAGAATCGTTTGTAAGCCATTCCGAATCAAACCACGTCCGCGTCCATGATCAAAGCTGATTTTGGCAGGGGTCGACAGGCCTAACTCTACAACATTTTTGTCGAAGAAAGGAAACGTATATTGATGGCCGTAATAAGCACCAATGTGATTTAATTGCTCATTACAGATTACATTGGTTGTATTAAGAATTTGATTGGTAGAAACATTAAACTCCGACGAAATAGAAGCGCTCAATGCTTCGGTAGACTGAAGCACTCTTGCAGGTATCTGCTGTTTAAACTCAACACTAAATGCATTGTCAAGAAGGTTTTGATGAACAATTTTAGCCTTGACACGCTGAATGCAATACGCAATAATGGCCGATGTAGAGATCCTAAGCGCCTGTTTTGTGATGGATAATGCCTTTAAAAAAGTACTAAATGGATGGGAGCGGAACCGCTTGGTTATATTGCCTCCAATGATGTGCAAGGCGTATTTTTCGTATTTTGAATGAGTGCTTAAGTCTCCGTTGTTATTCCCTAAAAAAGCCAGATTTCGCTCAGTGTATGAGATATATTGCAGACAGGCCAGGCGTAGTTCTTGCCAATCACTGGTGTCTATTAAGTAATCCAAGTACTCAAGACCGGTGGTGATAACACTGTCGCCGTCGTGCCCCGTGAGCAAACAATCACAACCCAGTTGTTTGGCCTTTATCGAAACACTCAGGTGAAAACTGGACGGAATGATAAAGTGGTCGGGGCGGTCAAAAAGCTGATTGATTTTCAGTACAGCATCGAGCACGTCAGCGGTGGGATGTACGGTGTGGTGTTGCGTATGGTATTGCTTCACGACAGCTTCCACAAACGTAGATTCATCAGTCGAAGCCAGCCCTGTGTCAATGTTGAAGGTATGAAGTGAAGGGCGTTTTTGCTGGGTGAGTAAAGATTGGGCGATACAACTGACCGATGAAGAATCCAAACCACCGCTCAAATGAGCGCCAATGCTCATTTTACCTTTTATTCGGGCGTCAATCGCGGCGGTAAAATGTTCTTTAAACAACGTTGAATATTCTTCGGGGCGGCTTATTTGGCTGAACTTTCCAAGGTTTGGGTTCCAGTAAGGTGCTAAATGTACTTTTTCGACATTGACTTCAAGAAAATGGCCCGGCAGAAGGCTGTAGATATTTTCGTAAAAAGTTTCTGAACTATAAGGTGTATACGTAGTACTCCAGGTTAGGTACTCCCTGAATTTATGTCTGTTGGGTGTTACTACTATTCCCGCAAGCCCAATCAAAGCTTTAATTTCGGTAGCAAAGGCAAAAAAACGACCCGGCTGATGTACATAGTAAAAGGGCATAACGCCCAGAATATCTCTTGCGCAAACCAGCGCCTGTTGGCGAGTATCCCACAAGGTTAGGGCGAAATCAGCATTTAACTCATTGAACGAAGAAAGGCCATTCTGAAGAAAACTAGAAATAAAAAGTTGATTGATTGACGGGTTGGGAAAATCAGTATGCACCACGGCGTAAATACCAGCGGCATTGTTTGATTCAATTGTATTTCCAAACGCCAGCAGTGCTCCTTGGTCAATGATTTGACCCGATACCTCTCCCCGGTGCCTTAGCCTTTGTTTAATATGTGTGAGGTCTTGGGCAGAAACCGCCTTACCATCAAACCGAATCATTCCCGCAATCCCACCCATATTCATTAACGAAAAAAATAAAGACAATACGTGCGCTTTTAGCTCTTCAAGGTACTGATTATCCCCACGGCAAACAATCTTCTGCTGGATTATGTCCTTGTAATATCTGCATTACTTTGTTATCTTTACCCAAGGTCGCTTTTAGTAGCTGTTTATCAATTGTTTAAACGATGTTTAAGAAACACAATTTGTGGTTTTTTTTCCTGCTGTTTTTCCTTGGCTTGTGCGAAGGATGTCGGCAAATGAACCATGAACCCACCCCCGATGACGCGGCTTTTTTCCCCCTACAGGTTGGTGATTATTGGGTGTATCAGGTGACGCAGGAAAAGTATTTGGCCATTAAATCATCCCTAAAAAGTAGTTATCAATTTCAAGAAAAAATTAAGAGTTCATACCTTCAAAATGGTCAATTGTTTTATCTAGTTGAAGAGTCTACCCGGCAAACGGAGCAGTCTGCTTGGAAGCTCACGGGCATCCATACGGTTTATAAAAGCCTTTCGGAAGTTGTTAGTCAAGAAAACAACGTGCCGATGATTGAATTGGTCTTTCCCATTTTACTTACTACTTCTTGGAATTCTAATTTGTACAATACCCGCCCCGATACTAAACTCCAATATCAGAATCAAGGTAAAGCGTATAGAAGGGGGCCTTTGGGGTTTGATCGTACTATTTCAGTGATGGGAGACAATGATTCTACCTTGGTCAATCAATCAAAATATTTCCGGATTTATGCCCCAAATATTGGTTTGGTGTACCGTGAAGATGTTGCTGTTGCCTTTTGCCAGTCGTCGTCTGATTGCATCGGCAAGGGCATCATTGAGTCAGGTGCAACAATGAAGTGGGAATTAATAGCGAGCAACCGATTGCTCAATACAACCAAATAAGTTTTCCAGTATGCATTTCTGCTTGCCCGTTTTTTCGGATTAGCCGTAATTTATAGATGTAATGCCCGGGGGCTTTTGCCTGCCATAGAAAAGTGTTTTTACCAGCTTCGACGGGGTAATTGCCATCGAAAACAAGTAATCCCAATAGGTTATAAATGGTCAGTCGCGACTCGGTCGGCAATTCCTCTCTGTTCAGGTTCAATTCAAACTTGACATATGAAATGGCTGGGTTCGGATAAGCCAAAAAAGTAATAGGGGCATTGGGGGGTAAGGGGTTGAGTGTTAGCGTATAGGGGTTTTTTGTTCGATTACCTGAGGCATCTTTTCCAAAAATAATGAGCTGGTAGGTTTTGTCTTCATCGAGGTCTAAATGGGTTGAGGCTCGCAGCCGATTGTCCGAAAAAGCGGTAATTTTCACTAATTCTGGGGATATTTTTTGAGGGCTACAGGTACTGCACGCCAACAAAAAAACCTCAAATGCACTTAAATCACTGGCCGACAATGGGTTCTCATCCACGAGATAAATATCTACTTTCGGTTTTGGGTCAACGAGGGCGTAGTTTTCTTTCATGACCCCGTTAATAAAAACACTAAGTACTGGGCTGACTACATCGGGTACAAGATTGGGTGGAAAACTGTTGCCCGTTGCCTGCGTCCAATCAATCAGAAGGGTGGTGGTATTGTTGGCTTTGTTCAGTTCAATAAAATGGTTGTTGGGGTCAATGCGTACTTCAATTTTGTTCAATATAGTATCCGTTGGTATGGTATGATACACCGTATCGCGGTAACGAAAACCGTTGACTAGAATTATTTTTTCGGTGGAGACTTTTCCCGTAATTTTCAATAACAATGAGACAGGTCGATCGGGCACGAATTTGCCTAAATTACTGATGGGAATTACCACTCGAATCGAATCACTGTTTTTGAGCGTACTTCCCGTGACCGAAGATTGAATGTAGATATCTTTTTGCGCCACGGCAAAATCGGGGCTTGATAATGGATATGGGATAAATGCGGGGTCTCCTTGAAGCACCATTTGCAACAAAACTGATACGTCAAAAGCACTAATGCTCTCTTTTTCAAGGTTTTCGTTCAGGAGTTGTTGGGTTCTGCCTAGCGATAACCCAAATGTGTTTACGTTGGTAAATAAATTGCCGTAAAGTTTAGTCAAGTAGCGGGTGGTGGGTGCTTCGTAGCTATAGTAGGAGTGGGCGAGTACTGCTGCCGCCCCTTTCTCAGGGGCCAACAGCCAGTCGGTAGAGAGGGTATTAAAACGGGAAAAAATCTCCCCAACTCCACAACCATTAAAAATCATGAGGGGATAAAATCGGTTACGGAAACCATTCTCTGGCGGTGAAGCAAAACCAAAATTTAGGTCGGTGATGGAGGGCCCCGCGTGGCCAATAAATGTAATCAAGCTGGTGCCCTCATTGACAATCGGAGCAATATCAATGGATTCTACCTTTTCGTAAGGATTGCTTTTGTGGAAGGATGTTATCTTTCCACCCACAAATCCGTTTCTAAATATATCTCCCAGATGTTGGATTGCGGCCTTCAAACTTTGCGCTTCGTCGTGGGTTTTTCCACCGCTGATGTGAACGATGTTTTTACGCCATAAACCCTCAGAAAATGTTTCCTCCAACTGTTTGAGTTTGGCCAGATAGGACAGAACCTGCTCGTCGGTAGTTACGTTGAGTCTTCCTGTGGGTATGGCGGGGGTATTGGCCGAAAAGCCTTTTAAACCAGACGTCAACAAAATATCGGAGCCTGGATAACCGATTGTCGGCACTAAATCATCGGCGGCAGTTTTGACAAAATAGGGATAACTACAGGCTTTACCGATTAGCAGTAAATTTTTTACCGCCGTATTTGATAGCATAAAATCCGCAAAACGACGTATGGCTAACGGACCCCGCTCGCCGTAGTTAAACGCATCATAGAGAGAATCAGCCTCTACCATGAGTATCTTGTGCCCTCCCCCGATCGAGGAGGCACGGTAGTCGGCATAAGCTTTGGCTGAGTGTTTTAGCGAAGTATGGGTAATAATCACGTAATCTGTTGATGCAGAGAAGGTCAATTGAAA
Encoded proteins:
- a CDS encoding ice-binding family protein, with translation MKKNLFLILSVSTLVCLKSLVFGQAPNLGTAFDFALFTANGAFTNTGASMVIGDIGTNVGAFSGFPPGTVVGNIRLPGSPEAAQAAIDVVSAYNSLNSRPCGTIIAPELAGQTLMSGIVYCQNTAAPTTLNGTLTLSGTGIFIIKLSSALTTATSSSIVLINGATANNVFFQVDGAVTLGTGSVFKGTILAQGAIVLNTGASLEGRGLSVAGAITLNNNSVTNVARPLPVTLVSFTAKPLSNQTVDLAWTTSLETNNKGFLVERSKELRNFEKVEEISEIAANSNSLKTYRLVDRKAYSGTSYYRLTQTDLSGKVTVYPAISVVLREDAYGVFPNPVVSEGRFTLRLDEPETALVNLYSMEGRLLPLQKIGVQSGNLMLKATSKIATGVYILSVVERGQTRNHRVVVE
- a CDS encoding asparagine synthase-related protein, producing the protein MSLFFSLMNMGGIAGMIRFDGKAVSAQDLTHIKQRLRHRGEVSGQIIDQGALLAFGNTIESNNAAGIYAVVHTDFPNPSINQLFISSFLQNGLSSFNELNADFALTLWDTRQQALVCARDILGVMPFYYVHQPGRFFAFATEIKALIGLAGIVVTPNRHKFREYLTWSTTYTPYSSETFYENIYSLLPGHFLEVNVEKVHLAPYWNPNLGKFSQISRPEEYSTLFKEHFTAAIDARIKGKMSIGAHLSGGLDSSSVSCIAQSLLTQQKRPSLHTFNIDTGLASTDESTFVEAVVKQYHTQHHTVHPTADVLDAVLKINQLFDRPDHFIIPSSFHLSVSIKAKQLGCDCLLTGHDGDSVITTGLEYLDYLIDTSDWQELRLACLQYISYTERNLAFLGNNNGDLSTHSKYEKYALHIIGGNITKRFRSHPFSTFLKALSITKQALRISTSAIIAYCIQRVKAKIVHQNLLDNAFSVEFKQQIPARVLQSTEALSASISSEFNVSTNQILNTTNVICNEQLNHIGAYYGHQYTFPFFDKNVVELGLSTPAKISFDHGRGRGLIRNGLQTILPSQIVSRLTKANFVEYGTISAQQLYLAAHQQFKSPSHAIWEVIDRTLFLKIVNVVFEHRVPMQRKTRYNWLLSRIIYLALWLDSAKNAR
- the porU2 gene encoding putative type IX secretion system sortase PorU2 is translated as MRKTLFHFESVKIILLAWLCFNTLTLNAQSQLVNEWIRPNQKYLKFSITQSGIYRISYQDIKNADATFLQTNPIHWQLFWRGKEIAIRIVGQQNGIFEDTDYLEFYGEGNDGSQDSLLYRPQKRLHPYQTLFSDVAAYFLTIHPSSAGKRILELNTSAQGLILEKFHLEETVQAFIKEYTFNSLKGIEPTLQQSYFEPGEGWSGNLLTSDSIGVVHFKLVNQIETNWPIKLEGMINGRDNLFHQIEIQVDTNPQTTLPSLDFWGFMSQTFQTTIAASSVLNQRLSVRFEPKKTNIKNQFSITYVKLSYPQAFDMAGVSSKVFHLLANARQSALLLVQNVPTTATGYDITDKSNCRLLTLEISDGQAQIVVDETTRNRDILLTTQSLKPMGIAPVKFQLTFSASTDYVIITHTSLKHSAKAYADYRASSIGGGHKILMVEADSLYDAFNYGERGPLAIRRFADFMLSNTAVKNLLLIGKACSYPYFVKTAADDLVPTIGYPGSDILLTSGLKGFSANTPAIPTGRLNVTTDEQVLSYLAKLKQLEETFSEGLWRKNIVHISGGKTHDEAQSLKAAIQHLGDIFRNGFVGGKITSFHKSNPYEKVESIDIAPIVNEGTSLITFIGHAGPSITDLNFGFASPPENGFRNRFYPLMIFNGCGVGEIFSRFNTLSTDWLLAPEKGAAAVLAHSYYSYEAPTTRYLTKLYGNLFTNVNTFGLSLGRTQQLLNENLEKESISAFDVSVLLQMVLQGDPAFIPYPLSSPDFAVAQKDIYIQSSVTGSTLKNSDSIRVVIPISNLGKFVPDRPVSLLLKITGKVSTEKIILVNGFRYRDTVYHTIPTDTILNKIEVRIDPNNHFIELNKANNTTTLLIDWTQATGNSFPPNLVPDVVSPVLSVFINGVMKENYALVDPKPKVDIYLVDENPLSASDLSAFEVFLLACSTCSPQKISPELVKITAFSDNRLRASTHLDLDEDKTYQLIIFGKDASGNRTKNPYTLTLNPLPPNAPITFLAYPNPAISYVKFELNLNREELPTESRLTIYNLLGLLVFDGNYPVEAGKNTFLWQAKAPGHYIYKLRLIRKNGQAEMHTGKLIWLY